The Bacillota bacterium genome window below encodes:
- the leuC gene encoding 3-isopropylmalate dehydratase large subunit, whose protein sequence is MPARTLFEKLWESHVVEEEPSGQALLYVDLHLVHEVTSPQAFEGLRRAGRRVRRPDLTVATIDHNVPTEPGLLTPDRIADPVSRRQVEALAANCREFGVPLFGLESPDRGIVHVIGPELGLTQPGKLIVCGDSHTATHGAFGALAFGIGTSEVEHVLATQTLWQRRPRTMEVRLEGRLAPGVTAKDLILAFIGRHGPRVGQGYAIEFTGPVVEAMTMEERMTLCNMAIEAGARVGLVAPDETTFAYLRGRRFAPQGRAREEALSHWRALRSDPGARYDRSLTFDASGVAPQVTWGTHPGMTVAVTEAVPDPRALEDPVERAAAERALAYMGLEPGTPVESIRVDRVFIGSCTNARLEDLRAAAAVARGRRVAPGVRAMVVPGSEGVRRRAEAEGLDRVFLEAGFEWRASGCSLCLGMNPDVLRPGERAASTSNRNFEGRQGRGGRTHLVSPAMAAAAAVAGHFVDVRRWLDGGESGRAATAAREAGA, encoded by the coding sequence ATGCCAGCGCGGACGCTCTTCGAGAAACTCTGGGAAAGCCATGTGGTGGAGGAGGAGCCCAGCGGGCAGGCGCTCCTCTACGTGGACCTGCACCTGGTCCACGAAGTCACCTCGCCCCAGGCCTTCGAGGGGCTGCGCCGGGCCGGTCGTCGCGTGCGGCGACCCGACCTGACGGTGGCCACGATCGACCACAACGTGCCCACGGAGCCCGGCCTCCTGACGCCCGACCGGATCGCCGATCCCGTCTCCCGGCGCCAGGTGGAGGCGTTGGCGGCCAACTGCCGGGAGTTCGGGGTGCCCCTCTTCGGCCTTGAGAGTCCCGACCGGGGGATCGTCCACGTCATCGGGCCGGAGCTGGGCCTCACGCAGCCCGGCAAGCTGATCGTCTGCGGCGACAGCCATACCGCTACCCACGGTGCCTTCGGGGCGCTCGCCTTCGGCATCGGTACCAGCGAGGTGGAGCACGTGCTGGCGACCCAGACCCTCTGGCAGCGCCGCCCGCGGACGATGGAGGTCCGCCTCGAGGGACGCCTCGCCCCCGGTGTCACCGCCAAGGACCTGATCCTCGCCTTCATCGGGCGCCACGGGCCGCGGGTGGGGCAGGGCTACGCCATCGAGTTCACCGGGCCCGTGGTGGAGGCGATGACCATGGAGGAGCGGATGACGCTCTGCAACATGGCCATCGAGGCCGGGGCGCGGGTGGGCCTGGTGGCTCCGGACGAGACCACCTTCGCCTACCTGCGCGGGAGGCGCTTCGCCCCCCAGGGCCGCGCCCGGGAGGAGGCGCTCTCCCACTGGAGGGCGCTGCGCAGCGACCCGGGGGCGCGCTACGACCGGAGTCTCACCTTCGACGCCTCCGGGGTGGCGCCGCAGGTGACCTGGGGAACCCACCCGGGCATGACCGTGGCGGTGACGGAGGCGGTCCCCGACCCCCGCGCCCTCGAGGATCCCGTGGAGCGGGCGGCGGCCGAGCGGGCCCTCGCCTACATGGGGCTCGAGCCGGGTACGCCGGTGGAATCGATCCGGGTCGACCGGGTCTTCATCGGCTCCTGCACCAACGCCCGCCTGGAGGATCTGCGCGCGGCGGCGGCGGTGGCGCGGGGGCGGCGGGTGGCCCCGGGGGTGCGCGCCATGGTGGTGCCCGGCTCGGAGGGCGTCCGCCGGCGGGCGGAGGCGGAGGGGCTCGACCGCGTCTTCCTGGAGGCGGGCTTCGAGTGGCGCGCCTCCGGTTGCTCGCTCTGCCTCGGCATGAACCCCGACGTCCTCCGGCCCGGCGAGCGCGCCGCCTCCACCTCCAACCGGAACTTCGAGGGCCGCCAGGGACGGGGCGGCCGGACCCATCTGGTCAGCCCGGCGATGGCGGCGGCAGCGGCCGTCGCCGGTCACTTCGTCGACGTGCGCCGCTGGCTGGACGGCGGGGAGAGCGGCCGGGCCGCGACGGCGGCCAGGGAGGCGGGTGCCTGA
- the leuD gene encoding 3-isopropylmalate dehydratase small subunit has translation MERFTRHTGLVAPLDRPNVDTDAIIPKQFLKRIERTGYGPFLFHDWRYRPDGSPDPDFVLNQPRYQGATILLARENFGCGSSREHAPWALQQYGFRAIVAPSFADIFEANCLQNGLLPVRLEPEAVEELFRRTGDQPGYQLTVDLEREEVRDASGFVAAFRVDPERRRRLLEGVDDIDVTLAREAAIAAFEARRPSWSEIAWAAAGEAAGPGRGGREA, from the coding sequence ATGGAGCGCTTCACCCGGCACACCGGGCTGGTGGCGCCGCTCGACCGTCCCAACGTGGACACGGACGCCATCATCCCCAAGCAGTTCCTGAAACGGATCGAGCGGACGGGTTACGGGCCCTTCCTCTTCCACGACTGGCGCTACCGGCCGGACGGCTCGCCCGATCCGGACTTCGTCCTCAACCAGCCCCGCTACCAGGGGGCCACCATTCTTCTGGCGCGGGAGAACTTCGGCTGCGGCTCCAGCCGCGAACACGCGCCCTGGGCGCTCCAGCAGTACGGCTTCCGGGCGATCGTGGCGCCCAGCTTCGCCGACATCTTCGAGGCCAACTGCCTGCAGAACGGGCTCCTGCCCGTCCGGCTGGAACCCGAGGCGGTGGAGGAGCTCTTCCGCCGGACCGGTGACCAGCCCGGCTACCAGCTGACGGTCGACCTGGAACGGGAGGAGGTCCGCGACGCCTCCGGCTTCGTCGCCGCCTTCCGCGTCGATCCGGAGAGGAGGCGGCGGTTGCTGGAGGGAGTGGACGACATCGACGTGACGCTCGCGCGGGAGGCGGCCATCGCCGCCTTCGAGGCGCGGCGGCCGAGCTGGTCGGAGATCGCTTGGGCGGCGGCCGGGGAGGCCGCCGGCCCGGGACGGGGGGGACGGGAAGCATGA
- the ilvD gene encoding dihydroxy-acid dehydratase, with product MSVQGTEAGAAMRARSAGLLDGRDRAAARAMLKAIGYTDRDLRRPLVGVANTWIETMPCNFHLRRLAEHVKRGIREAGGTPMEFNTVAISDGVTMGTEGMKTSLVSREVIADSIELVALGHMFDALVVLVGCDKTIPGGAMALIRADVPGLVLYGGSIAPGHFRGRDVTIQDVFEAIGAHAAGKITDEDLKELEDAACPGPGACGGQYTANTMAMALEFLGLSPFGSAGVAAADPYKDRVAEEVGRRVMGVLERGLRPSDVLTRGSFLNAIAAVAATGGSTNAVLHLLALAREAGVELTIDDFDTVSRRTPIVASLRPGGAFTAVDLARAGGTSYLARELIEAGLADGGQRSMTGETLAEQVAGAEPAPGQQVLRPVDEPFSPTGGLAVLHGNLAPEGAVVKLAGHERLHHRGPARVFDSEEEAMRAVTGGRLRPGDVVVIRYEGPAGGPGMREMLGVTAAIVGAGLGESVALVTDGRFSGATHGLMVGHVAPEAARGGPLALLQEGDTVVIDVEARRLDVELSEAEMEARRGRWTPPALRYRSGVLAKYAALVGSAAEGAVTRVPGREGQAWPPAAR from the coding sequence ATGAGTGTGCAGGGGACCGAGGCGGGAGCGGCGATGCGGGCGCGGAGCGCCGGGCTTCTGGACGGTCGCGACCGGGCGGCCGCCCGGGCGATGCTGAAGGCGATCGGCTACACCGACCGGGATCTGCGCCGGCCGCTGGTGGGCGTGGCCAACACGTGGATCGAGACGATGCCCTGCAACTTCCATCTGCGCCGGCTGGCGGAGCACGTCAAGCGCGGCATCCGCGAGGCGGGCGGCACGCCCATGGAGTTCAACACGGTGGCCATCAGCGACGGGGTCACCATGGGCACCGAGGGAATGAAGACCTCACTGGTCAGCCGCGAGGTGATCGCGGACTCCATCGAGCTGGTGGCGCTGGGCCACATGTTCGACGCGCTGGTGGTCCTGGTCGGCTGCGACAAGACCATCCCGGGCGGGGCCATGGCGCTGATCCGGGCGGACGTCCCGGGCCTCGTCCTCTACGGCGGTTCCATCGCCCCGGGGCACTTCCGCGGCCGTGACGTCACCATCCAGGACGTCTTCGAGGCGATCGGCGCCCATGCGGCGGGCAAGATCACGGACGAGGACCTGAAGGAGCTGGAGGACGCCGCCTGCCCGGGCCCCGGCGCCTGCGGCGGCCAGTACACGGCCAACACCATGGCCATGGCGCTGGAGTTCCTCGGCCTCTCGCCCTTCGGTTCGGCGGGGGTGGCGGCCGCCGACCCCTACAAGGACCGGGTGGCGGAGGAGGTGGGGCGCAGGGTGATGGGCGTGCTGGAGCGCGGCCTCCGTCCCAGCGACGTGCTGACGCGCGGCTCCTTCCTCAACGCCATCGCGGCGGTGGCCGCCACCGGCGGCTCGACCAACGCCGTCCTGCACCTGCTGGCGCTGGCGCGGGAGGCGGGGGTGGAGCTCACCATCGACGACTTCGACACGGTCAGCCGGAGGACGCCCATCGTGGCCAGCCTCCGGCCGGGGGGAGCGTTCACCGCCGTCGACCTGGCGAGGGCGGGGGGCACCTCCTACCTGGCCCGGGAGCTGATCGAGGCGGGTCTGGCGGACGGGGGGCAGCGATCGATGACCGGGGAGACGCTGGCCGAGCAGGTGGCAGGTGCCGAGCCCGCGCCGGGCCAGCAGGTCCTCCGCCCGGTGGACGAGCCCTTCAGCCCCACGGGCGGCCTCGCCGTCCTTCACGGCAACCTGGCGCCCGAGGGGGCCGTGGTCAAGCTCGCCGGCCACGAGCGGCTCCATCACCGCGGTCCCGCCCGCGTCTTCGACTCCGAGGAGGAGGCGATGCGGGCGGTGACCGGCGGCCGGCTCCGGCCCGGGGACGTGGTGGTCATCCGCTACGAGGGGCCGGCGGGCGGACCCGGCATGCGCGAGATGCTGGGGGTGACGGCGGCCATCGTGGGCGCGGGCCTGGGGGAGAGCGTCGCGCTGGTGACGGACGGGCGCTTCTCGGGGGCCACCCACGGTCTGATGGTGGGTCACGTGGCGCCGGAGGCGGCGAGGGGCGGCCCCCTGGCGCTCCTCCAGGAAGGCGACACCGTGGTCATCGACGTCGAGGCGAGACGGCTGGACGTGGAGCTGAGCGAGGCGGAGATGGAGGCCCGCCGGGGGCGTTGGACGCCGCCCGCGCTCCGCTACCGGTCGGGCGTCCTGGCCAAGTACGCGGCGCTGGTCGGTTCGGCCGCCGAGGGCGCGGTGACGCGCGTCCCCGGTCGGGAGGGGCAGGCCTGGCCGCCAGCGGCGCGCTGA
- a CDS encoding glycerol-3-phosphate responsive antiterminator, producing the protein MTGGGRGTAAGGGTGRLERLLGGQRVIAAVRTAREFQRALSAPPRLIFLLESRLVQLPGLVREAHGAGKALFVHGDRVEGLSPDEAGVDFLATSVVPDGLISTHPAVIAAARARRLQAVQRVFALDSAGLASARRLAAQGEADAVEILPGLLPRVVARFAREMGRPVITGGLLESREDVEAALAAGARAVSASSEAIWQLADEMEKERFGHREESAVEGRIEGLTTSSDS; encoded by the coding sequence TTGACGGGCGGAGGGCGCGGTACCGCCGCCGGCGGAGGGACAGGCCGGCTGGAGCGGCTGCTGGGCGGGCAGCGGGTGATCGCCGCCGTGCGGACGGCGCGCGAGTTCCAGCGCGCGCTGTCCGCGCCGCCGCGCCTCATCTTCCTCCTGGAGAGCCGGCTGGTGCAGCTCCCGGGCCTGGTCCGGGAGGCGCACGGGGCGGGCAAGGCGCTCTTCGTCCATGGCGACCGCGTGGAGGGACTCAGCCCCGACGAGGCAGGGGTCGACTTCCTGGCCACCAGCGTGGTCCCCGACGGGCTCATCTCCACCCACCCGGCGGTCATCGCCGCCGCCCGGGCGCGGAGGCTGCAGGCCGTCCAGCGGGTCTTCGCCCTGGACAGCGCCGGCTTGGCCTCCGCCCGGCGGTTGGCGGCACAGGGAGAGGCGGACGCGGTGGAGATCCTGCCGGGTCTGCTTCCTCGCGTGGTCGCGCGCTTCGCGCGGGAGATGGGGCGGCCGGTCATCACCGGCGGTTTGCTGGAGAGCCGCGAGGACGTGGAGGCGGCGCTGGCGGCCGGGGCTCGTGCCGTCTCCGCCAGCTCGGAGGCGATCTGGCAACTGGCGGACGAAATGGAGAAAGAGCGTTTCGGTCACCGGGAGGAGTCGGCCGTGGAGGGACGAATAGAGGGTCTCACAACCAGTTCCGATTCGTGA
- a CDS encoding MIP/aquaporin family protein: MSPYLAEFVGTAILIVLGDGVVANVLLNRSKGQNGGWMVITTGWALAVAIAVYAVGWISGAHINPAVTVALAAIGRFPWSEVPGYIVAQVLGAFAGAVLVWLAYLPHWGETADPDLKLAVFSTMPAVRNYPLNFLTEVIGTAVLVLGVLFIPDRHNAIGGGLVPLLIGVLVWAIGLSLGGPTGYAINPARDFGPRLAHAVLPIPGKRDSDWAYAWIPIVAPLVGGVLGALLFHAIW, translated from the coding sequence GTGTCACCCTACCTGGCCGAGTTCGTCGGTACGGCCATCCTGATCGTGCTGGGCGACGGCGTGGTAGCGAACGTCCTTCTGAATCGGTCGAAGGGACAGAACGGCGGCTGGATGGTGATCACCACAGGGTGGGCCCTGGCCGTGGCGATCGCCGTCTACGCGGTCGGCTGGATCAGCGGCGCGCACATCAACCCTGCCGTCACCGTGGCCCTGGCCGCCATCGGCAGGTTCCCCTGGTCGGAGGTGCCGGGCTACATCGTGGCGCAGGTGCTCGGCGCCTTTGCGGGCGCGGTCCTCGTCTGGCTCGCCTACCTGCCGCACTGGGGTGAGACGGCCGATCCCGACCTGAAGCTGGCGGTCTTCTCCACCATGCCCGCCGTGCGCAACTACCCCCTCAACTTCCTGACCGAGGTGATCGGCACGGCCGTGCTCGTCCTGGGCGTCCTGTTCATCCCCGACCGGCACAACGCCATCGGGGGCGGCCTGGTGCCGCTGCTGATCGGCGTCCTCGTATGGGCGATCGGCCTCTCGCTGGGCGGTCCCACCGGCTACGCCATCAACCCGGCCCGCGACTTCGGCCCGCGCCTGGCGCACGCCGTCCTTCCCATCCCGGGCAAGCGCGACTCGGACTGGGCCTACGCCTGGATACCGATCGTGGCCCCCCTGGTGGGCGGCGTCCTGGGCGCGCTGCTCTTCCATGCCATCTGGTGA
- the glpK gene encoding glycerol kinase GlpK codes for MSGKYVLALDQGTTSSRAIVFDPDGRVVGMSQKEFRQIFPQPGWVEHDPEEIWQSQLETAQEALRKALIEPSDLAAIGITNQRETTILWDRGTGKPVTNAIVWQDRRTAPICDRLREEGRTEWFREKTGLVVDAYFSGTKVQWILDHVPGARERAERGELAFGTVDSWLIWKLTGGRVHATDYSNASRTLLYNIRELRWDEEILRELRIPASLLPEVKPSSGRFGETDPGLLGAAIPITGVAGDQQAALFGQGCYEPGMAKNTYGTGSFVLLNTGEQPVPSAHGLVTTIAWGLGGRVVYALEGSIFVTGAAVQWLRDQLGIVRTAAETEELARSVEDTGGVYLVPAFVGLGAPYWDAYARGTLIGVTRGTGRAEIARATLESIAYQSRDVLQAMVEDARQPLKSLRVDGGASMNNFLMQFQADILDVPILRPVIAETTALGAAYLAGLAAGVWEDVDELAAKWQVDRRFEPSMPEERRQALLEGWRRAVERARGWASA; via the coding sequence ATGTCAGGCAAGTACGTCCTGGCGCTGGACCAGGGAACCACCAGCTCGCGCGCCATCGTCTTCGACCCCGACGGCCGCGTGGTGGGCATGAGTCAGAAGGAGTTCCGCCAGATCTTCCCCCAGCCCGGCTGGGTGGAGCACGACCCCGAGGAGATCTGGCAGAGCCAGCTGGAGACCGCCCAGGAAGCGTTGCGGAAGGCGCTGATCGAGCCCTCGGACCTGGCGGCCATCGGGATCACCAACCAGCGCGAGACCACCATCCTCTGGGACCGCGGCACCGGCAAGCCGGTGACGAACGCCATCGTCTGGCAGGACCGGCGGACGGCGCCCATCTGCGACCGGCTGCGGGAGGAGGGTCGGACCGAGTGGTTCCGCGAGAAGACCGGCCTGGTGGTCGACGCCTACTTCTCCGGCACCAAGGTGCAGTGGATCCTGGACCACGTGCCGGGTGCCCGCGAGCGGGCGGAACGGGGCGAGCTGGCCTTCGGCACCGTCGACAGCTGGCTCATCTGGAAGCTGACCGGAGGAAGGGTGCACGCGACCGACTACTCCAACGCCTCCCGCACCCTCCTCTACAACATCCGCGAGCTCCGCTGGGACGAGGAGATCCTGCGCGAGCTGCGCATCCCGGCCTCGCTCCTCCCGGAGGTGAAGCCCTCCAGCGGTCGCTTCGGCGAGACGGACCCGGGCCTCCTCGGCGCCGCCATCCCCATCACCGGGGTCGCCGGTGACCAGCAGGCGGCCCTCTTCGGGCAGGGCTGCTACGAGCCGGGCATGGCCAAGAACACGTACGGCACCGGCTCCTTCGTGCTGCTCAACACCGGCGAGCAGCCCGTCCCCTCGGCCCACGGGCTGGTGACCACCATCGCCTGGGGACTCGGCGGCCGGGTGGTCTACGCTCTGGAGGGGAGCATCTTCGTCACCGGTGCGGCCGTCCAGTGGCTCCGCGACCAGCTGGGCATCGTCCGGACCGCGGCCGAGACCGAGGAGCTGGCCAGGTCGGTGGAGGACACCGGCGGCGTCTACCTGGTCCCGGCCTTCGTCGGCCTGGGTGCGCCGTACTGGGACGCCTACGCCCGCGGGACGTTGATCGGCGTCACCCGGGGTACCGGGCGCGCCGAGATCGCTCGCGCCACGCTCGAGTCCATCGCCTACCAGAGCCGCGACGTGCTCCAGGCGATGGTGGAGGATGCGCGCCAGCCGCTGAAGAGCCTGCGCGTGGACGGCGGCGCGTCGATGAACAACTTCCTGATGCAGTTCCAGGCCGACATCCTGGACGTGCCCATCCTGCGGCCGGTGATCGCCGAGACCACCGCCCTGGGGGCCGCCTACCTGGCAGGACTGGCGGCGGGCGTCTGGGAAGACGTGGACGAGCTGGCGGCGAAGTGGCAGGTGGACCGCCGCTTCGAGCCCTCCATGCCCGAGGAGCGCCGGCAGGCGCTGCTGGAGGGCTGGCGGCGAGCGGTGGAGCGGGCCCGGGGGTGGGCGAGCGCCTAG
- a CDS encoding FAD-dependent oxidoreductase, whose translation MGERLDLARHPNTGRKRGIKATRSDPVEQVKGRSEGEPVVVIGAGSTGAALAYDLALRGLPVLVLERGEPGSGTTGRNHALLHSGARYVVSDPESARECAVENRILRRIAPEVVERNGGLFIALDEEDLAYRPRFLEAAEAAGVPAREITPEQALALEPELNPGLKAAVQVEDAAMDPYRLVLAWLASAEAYGAVVRPYSEVTGVRVEAGRVRGLEVHDLRSGRLYFQPAALVVNAAGPWAGRVAALAGVRVPVVPSPGVMVATAVRLNRRVVNRLRRPGDGDIIVPQRQASLIGTTSWTVEEPDLLEVPPEHVALLIEQGAQLIPAVRGAPLRAAFVAARPLVAGNVEESGREISRTFQTFDHESRDGVRGLITIAGGKTTTSRAMAEAAADLVCRRLGFEAPCRTAELPLRSYRLYRPAPPVESGRSHRPEGRPGPGVRPRSAAALAGPLPAPASRGARPYPVRLRLRRSPRLGGGGGEGEKGDEGRARFEEVSVEDASGETLLDLLERLRFGPVPDLVYRASCHHANCGSCAVEANGVERLACVARVEDLVPPGGLLTLEPLGSLPWVADLVADLSPLRARLAGLEAPPKAVLEGPGGGDAGEPGGERFPDCIECGACLAACPVVASDPAYLGPAPLAAALRAVGQAATPAEAAARLAAVDGPEGVWRCHQAFECSEVCPAHVDPAGAILALRRLSARRHLGLGARLEPRAPEPLLAEEGGRGGGGPAERRSRP comes from the coding sequence GTGGGCGAGCGCCTAGACCTGGCCCGCCACCCGAACACAGGGAGAAAGCGGGGTATCAAGGCGACGAGATCCGATCCGGTCGAGCAGGTGAAGGGACGCTCGGAGGGGGAGCCGGTGGTGGTGATCGGCGCCGGCTCCACCGGCGCGGCGCTGGCCTACGACCTGGCGCTGCGCGGGCTGCCGGTGCTGGTGCTGGAGCGGGGCGAGCCCGGCTCCGGCACCACCGGCCGGAACCACGCCCTGCTCCACTCCGGCGCCCGGTACGTGGTCAGCGACCCGGAGTCGGCCCGGGAGTGCGCCGTCGAGAACCGCATCCTGCGCAGGATCGCGCCGGAGGTGGTGGAGCGGAACGGCGGCCTCTTCATCGCCCTGGACGAGGAGGATCTGGCCTACCGGCCGCGCTTCCTGGAGGCGGCGGAGGCGGCGGGTGTCCCGGCGCGGGAGATCACGCCCGAGCAGGCGCTGGCGCTGGAGCCCGAGCTCAACCCCGGGCTGAAGGCGGCGGTCCAGGTCGAGGACGCGGCGATGGACCCCTACCGGCTGGTCCTGGCCTGGCTGGCCAGCGCCGAGGCCTACGGCGCGGTGGTGCGGCCCTACTCGGAGGTGACCGGGGTCCGGGTGGAAGCCGGCCGCGTGCGGGGGCTGGAGGTTCACGACCTCCGCTCCGGGCGGCTCTACTTCCAGCCTGCAGCCCTGGTGGTCAACGCGGCCGGGCCCTGGGCCGGGCGGGTCGCGGCGCTGGCCGGCGTCCGCGTTCCCGTCGTGCCCAGCCCGGGGGTGATGGTGGCCACCGCCGTCCGGCTCAACCGGCGGGTGGTCAACCGCCTCCGCCGTCCGGGGGACGGCGACATCATCGTCCCCCAGCGGCAGGCGTCGCTGATCGGGACCACTTCCTGGACGGTGGAGGAGCCGGACCTGCTGGAGGTGCCACCCGAGCACGTGGCGCTGCTGATCGAGCAGGGAGCGCAGCTGATCCCCGCCGTCCGGGGCGCCCCCCTGCGCGCCGCCTTCGTGGCGGCGCGGCCGCTGGTGGCCGGCAACGTGGAGGAGAGCGGGCGGGAGATCTCGCGGACCTTCCAGACGTTCGACCACGAGAGCCGGGACGGCGTGCGCGGGCTGATCACCATCGCCGGCGGCAAGACCACCACCTCGCGGGCCATGGCCGAGGCGGCGGCCGACCTGGTCTGCCGGAGGCTGGGGTTCGAGGCGCCCTGCCGGACGGCGGAGCTGCCGCTCCGGAGCTACCGCCTCTACCGGCCGGCGCCGCCCGTGGAGTCGGGGAGGAGCCACCGGCCGGAGGGGCGACCCGGTCCGGGGGTGCGGCCCCGCAGCGCCGCGGCTCTGGCGGGCCCGCTCCCGGCACCGGCGTCCCGGGGGGCCCGCCCCTATCCGGTCCGCCTCCGCCTGCGGCGGAGCCCCCGCCTGGGCGGCGGGGGCGGCGAGGGCGAGAAGGGCGACGAGGGGAGAGCCCGGTTCGAGGAGGTGAGCGTGGAGGACGCATCGGGGGAGACGCTCCTCGACCTTCTGGAGCGGCTCCGCTTCGGTCCCGTGCCGGACCTGGTCTACCGGGCGTCCTGCCATCACGCCAACTGCGGCAGCTGCGCGGTGGAGGCGAACGGCGTGGAACGGCTCGCCTGCGTCGCCCGGGTGGAGGACCTGGTGCCGCCGGGAGGACTTCTGACGCTGGAGCCGCTCGGCTCCCTGCCCTGGGTCGCCGACCTGGTGGCCGACCTGAGCCCCCTCCGGGCGCGGCTGGCGGGGTTGGAGGCGCCCCCCAAGGCCGTCCTGGAGGGGCCCGGGGGCGGCGACGCAGGGGAGCCGGGGGGCGAACGCTTCCCGGACTGCATCGAGTGCGGCGCCTGCCTGGCAGCCTGCCCGGTGGTGGCGAGCGATCCGGCGTACCTGGGGCCGGCTCCGCTGGCGGCCGCCCTGCGCGCGGTCGGCCAGGCGGCGACCCCCGCGGAGGCGGCCGCGCGGCTGGCGGCCGTGGACGGTCCCGAAGGCGTCTGGCGCTGTCACCAGGCCTTCGAGTGCAGCGAGGTCTGCCCCGCCCACGTCGACCCGGCGGGGGCGATCCTGGCGCTCCGGCGTCTCTCGGCGCGGCGGCACCTGGGCCTGGGCGCCCGCCTGGAGCCGCGGGCGCCGGAGCCGCTTCTGGCGGAGGAGGGCGGCCGGGGCGGGGGCGGCCCGGCAGAGAGGAGGTCCCGCCCGTGA
- the dhaK gene encoding dihydroxyacetone kinase subunit DhaK: protein MKKLINRVEDVVDEMLDGFAAAHADRVRRLEGTQVIVRADAPVRGKVALVSGGGSGHEPAHAGYVGEGMLDAAVAGAVFTSPTPDQVLAAIRAVDGGAGVLLIIKNYTGDVMNFEMAAEMARAEGIRVEQVVVADDVAVENSTFTTGRRGIAGTVLVHKIAGAAAAAGRSLDEVKAVAEKVIASVRSMGMALSPCTVPAAGKPTFELAEDEVEIGIGIHGEPGVRREALRPAREIVAELAAKVLDDLPFQRGDRVVALLNGMGATPLSELYVAYHELRAVLRERGVEAAHSLVGEFMTSLEMAGFSVTLLRLDDELERYFLAPSQAVAFRR from the coding sequence ATGAAGAAGCTGATCAACCGGGTCGAAGACGTGGTCGACGAGATGCTGGACGGCTTCGCGGCCGCCCACGCGGACCGGGTCCGGCGGCTGGAGGGGACGCAGGTGATCGTCCGCGCCGACGCCCCGGTCCGGGGGAAGGTGGCGCTGGTCTCGGGCGGCGGCTCCGGCCACGAACCGGCTCACGCCGGCTACGTGGGCGAGGGCATGCTGGATGCGGCGGTGGCCGGGGCGGTCTTCACGTCGCCCACCCCGGACCAGGTGCTCGCGGCCATCCGGGCGGTGGACGGCGGCGCCGGCGTCCTCCTGATCATCAAGAACTACACCGGCGACGTGATGAACTTCGAGATGGCGGCGGAGATGGCGCGGGCCGAGGGCATCCGGGTCGAGCAGGTGGTGGTGGCGGACGACGTGGCGGTGGAGAACTCCACCTTCACCACGGGGCGCCGTGGCATCGCCGGCACCGTCCTGGTCCACAAGATCGCCGGCGCGGCGGCCGCGGCGGGGAGGAGCCTGGACGAGGTGAAGGCGGTCGCGGAGAAGGTGATCGCCAGCGTGCGCAGCATGGGCATGGCGCTCTCGCCCTGCACCGTGCCCGCCGCCGGCAAGCCCACCTTCGAGCTGGCCGAGGACGAGGTGGAGATCGGGATCGGCATCCACGGCGAGCCCGGGGTCCGGCGCGAGGCGCTCCGGCCGGCACGGGAGATCGTGGCCGAGCTCGCCGCCAAGGTGCTGGACGACCTGCCCTTCCAGCGGGGCGACCGGGTGGTGGCGCTGCTCAACGGCATGGGAGCCACGCCGCTGAGCGAGCTGTACGTGGCCTACCACGAGCTGCGGGCGGTGCTCCGGGAGCGGGGCGTGGAGGCGGCGCACAGCCTGGTGGGCGAGTTCATGACCTCGCTCGAGATGGCCGGCTTCTCGGTGACGTTGCTCAGGCTGGACGACGAGCTGGAGCGCTACTTCCTGGCGCCGAGCCAGGCGGTCGCCTTCCGGCGCTGA
- the dhaL gene encoding dihydroxyacetone kinase subunit DhaL translates to MAEEMDLELARAAIRAMAAAIREHAQELTDLDAAIGDADHGTNMDRGFQAALARLDGGQGDLGGLLRDVAMALISTVGGASGPLYGTAFLRASTPLAGRSAVSAAEVEKALAAAVEGVRERGGAAPGEKTMVDALVPALERFHAAVEQGAGLARALAAAAEGAWQGARQTVDLVATKGRASYLGERSRGHQDPGATSSALLLQAAARALAGEGERRAAGGPGGGAG, encoded by the coding sequence ATGGCGGAGGAGATGGACCTGGAGCTGGCTCGCGCCGCGATCCGCGCCATGGCGGCGGCCATCCGCGAACATGCGCAGGAGCTGACCGACCTGGACGCGGCGATCGGCGACGCCGACCACGGAACCAACATGGACCGCGGCTTCCAGGCGGCCTTGGCGCGGCTGGACGGCGGCCAGGGAGACCTGGGCGGTCTCCTGCGGGACGTGGCCATGGCGCTGATCTCCACCGTGGGTGGCGCGTCGGGACCGCTGTACGGGACCGCCTTCCTGCGCGCCTCGACCCCCCTGGCCGGGCGGTCGGCGGTCTCGGCGGCAGAGGTGGAGAAGGCCCTCGCCGCCGCCGTCGAGGGGGTGCGTGAGCGGGGCGGTGCCGCGCCCGGGGAGAAGACCATGGTCGACGCGCTGGTGCCGGCCCTGGAACGCTTCCACGCCGCGGTGGAGCAGGGCGCCGGCCTCGCCCGGGCGCTCGCGGCGGCGGCGGAGGGCGCCTGGCAGGGGGCGAGGCAGACCGTCGACCTGGTGGCGACCAAGGGGCGCGCCTCCTACCTGGGCGAGCGGTCGCGGGGTCATCAGGACCCGGGCGCCACCTCCTCGGCGCTCCTCCTGCAGGCGGCGGCACGGGCGCTGGCGGGCGAGGGGGAGCGGCGGGCGGCCGGCGGTCCGGGCGGGGGCGCCGGCTGA